A window from Peromyscus eremicus chromosome 5, PerEre_H2_v1, whole genome shotgun sequence encodes these proteins:
- the Exoc3l1 gene encoding exocyst complex component 3-like protein isoform X4: MDSAAKDKIQPTLLPGSSCPGPEWPEQERAEQLARGAALKWASGIFYRPEQLARLGQYRSREVQRNCFLEARIKSVVQSYLEGVQTGVWQLARALEAVQGTREALSQAHHLLQGLSQTSQTLAPLRERVVQHQQLQVLTQLLPRLQAVPAAVAHTQTLIDAQRFLEAYVSLRELEQLQEETWAPLGGLELPIFQGLGLLAEALGRAVEAAAGAAGRLAREDPALLVAAVRVAEVETERTVLGQAPRDWRQRCLRALQEGLERIHFSSPVLPEPGAIAGWLEALQVALPAELATAEALVAPCCPPNYKVVQLWARTLHSGLRRSVQQLLSGPELGAADAFALLHWALHVYMGKEMMGNLELGPEADVSQLEPLLTSENIEQLEAAFVAQVQVSVAQWLQKALDGEVAEWSKEQEPNTDPSGFYHSPMPAIVLQILAENIQVTSLISDSLHRRVQDMALSELAAFLRSFSDALIRFSRDHLRGEAPHYVPYLLAAFNHQSALSSSLPVLLPDGDASGVLAPIESALDDVQRRICRLVLEELQVELQPLFASLPSRQWLLSSELLDGVCEQTSHFCQDFWRVRKPAVQLLLAEAERTVVLQYLRALMQGRLVCRGVDERTQAAERLRHDAAQLKELFLGLGLEESAHCAPVLLALRELLNLHDPTLLGLEVAGLRQKFPDVRCVQGDRGGGARDGKGGAETPRVVVFLQRGSCLRPLGPARGRVPRASPGSTQLSAGRPTALTFYWPPCTLQPRTDAYALAVLLPPLGSLLLTRLSASVIKPRPPRV; encoded by the exons ATGGACTCAGCAGCCAAGGACAAAATCCAGCCCACACTTCTTCCTG GCTCTTCCTGTCCAGGGCCTGAGTGGCCAGAGCAGGAGCGGGCAGAACAGCTGGCTCGGGGTGCGGCACTCAAGTGGGCCTCAGGCATCTTCTACCGGCCAGAGCAGCTGGCCCGGCTGGGCCAGTACCGCAGCCGTGAAGTGCAGCGGAACTGTTTCCTGGAAGCACGGATTAAG TCGGTGGTACAGTCATACCTGGAAGGTGTACAGACTGGTGTGTGGCAGCTGGCTCGAGCCCTTGAAGCTGTGCAGGGAACTCGTGAAGCCCTGAGCCAGGCCCATCACCTACTCCAGGGGTTGTCTCAGACCTCACAAACCCTGGCGCCCCTGAGGGAACGTGTTGTCcagcaccagcaactccaggtccTGACTCAGTTGCTGCCAAGACTACAAGCCG TGCCAGCTGCAGTGGCCCACACGCAGACCCTGATTGATGCCCAGCGATTCTTGGAGGCCTATGTGAGCCTGCGGGAGCTGGAGCAGCTGCAAGAGGAGACCTGGGCGCCCCTAGGAGGGCTGGAGTTGCCAATCTTCCAGGGCCTGGGCCTTCTGGCTGAGGCCTTGGGCCGAGCTGTGGAGGCAGCTGCAGGGGCTGCCGGGCGACTAGCACGTGAGGACCCAGCCCTGCTGGTAGCTGCTGTTCGCGTGGCAGAGGTGGAGACTGAGCGTACAGTCCTGGGGCAGGCACCGCGAGACTGGCGACAGCGATGTCTTCGGGCACTGCAGGAGGGCCTGGAGCGGATCCATTTCTCATCGCCTGTGCTGCCCGAGCCCGGGGCCATAGCAGGGTGGCTTGAGGCTCTGCAGGTAGCTCTGCCTGCCGAGTTGGCAACGGCTGAGGCTCTAGTGGCACCCTGCTGCCCACCAAACTACAAGGTGGTGCAGCTTTGGGCCCGCACCCTGCACAGCGGCCTGCGCCGCAGCGTGCAGCAGCTCCTCTCGGGGCCTGAGCTGGGAGCTGCGGACGCCTTCGCCTTGCTGCACTGGGCATTGCATGTGTACATGGG GAAAGAAATGATGGGGAACTTGGAGCTAGGGCCTGAGGCTGATGTGTCCCAGCTAGAGCCCCTCCTGACCTCGGAGAACATCGAGCAACTGGAGGCAGCATTTGTGGCCCAAGTCCAG gtgagtgtggctcagtggctgcAGAAGGCACTagatggggaggtagctgagtgGAGCAAGGAGCAGGAGCCCAACACAGACCCATCCGGCTTCTACCACTCACCGATGCCAGCCATTGTACTGCAG ATCCTGGCTGAGAACATTCAAGTGACCAGCCTGATCAGTGACTCTCTGCATCGGCGGGTGCAGGACATGGCGCTGTCAGAACTGGCCGCATTCTTGAGGAG CTTCAGTGATGCTCTGATCCGGTTCTCTCGAGACCACTTGAGGGGAGAAGCCCCTCACTATGTGCCCTACCTGCTGGCTGCCTTCAACCACCAATCAGCACTGAG CTCTTCGTTACCTGTCCTGCTGCCCGACGGAGACGCTTCAGGGGTCTTGGCTCCAATAGAATCCGCGTTGGATGACGTACAGAGGAGGATCTGCCGCCTGGTATTGGAAGAACTGCAGGTTGAGCTCCAG CCCCTGTTCGCGTCTCTACCCTCGCGCCAGTGGCTATTGAGTTCTGAGTTGCTGGACGGTGTGTGTGAGCAGACGTCGCACTTCTGCCAGGATTTCTGGCGTGTGCGGAAGCCTGCTGTTCAG ctgctgctggcGGAGGCGGAACGAACTGTGGTGTTGCAATACCTACGCGCGCTGATGCAGGGCCGCCTCGTGTGCCGCGGTGTGGACGAGCGGACCCAGGCGGCTGAGCGCCTTCGGCACGATGCTGCCCAGCTCAAGGAGCTTTTCCTGGGTTTG GGCCTGGAGGAGAGCGCTCACTGCGCGCCGGTGCTGCTCGCGCTGAGGGAACTGCTCAACCTCCACGATCCCACGCTGCTCGGCCTCGAGGTGGCAGGCCTGAGGCAAAAATTTCCCGACGTGAGGTGCGTGCAAGGGGACAGGGGAGGAGGAGCCCGGGACGGCAAGGGCGGGGCTGAGACGCCACGCGTGGTGGTATTCCTGCAGCGAGGATCATGTCTCCGCCCTCTTGGACCTGCGCGGGGACGTGTCCCGAGAGCATCGCCAGGCAGCACTCAGCTCTCTGCAGGCCGGCCCACCGCCCTCACCTTCTACTGGCCGCCGTGCACTCTTCAGCCTCGTACCGACGCCTACGCCCTcgctgtcctcctgcctcccctcgGGTCCCTGCTCCTGACCCGTCTGTCTGCGTCCGTAATAAAGCCACGTCCACCGCGCGTCTGA
- the Exoc3l1 gene encoding exocyst complex component 3-like protein isoform X5: protein MDSAAKDKIQPTLLPGPEWPEQERAEQLARGAALKWASGIFYRPEQLARLGQYRSREVQRNCFLEARIKSVVQSYLEGVQTGVWQLARALEAVQGTREALSQAHHLLQGLSQTSQTLAPLRERVVQHQQLQVLTQLLPRLQAVPAAVAHTQTLIDAQRFLEAYVSLRELEQLQEETWAPLGGLELPIFQGLGLLAEALGRAVEAAAGAAGRLAREDPALLVAAVRVAEVETERTVLGQAPRDWRQRCLRALQEGLERIHFSSPVLPEPGAIAGWLEALQVALPAELATAEALVAPCCPPNYKVVQLWARTLHSGLRRSVQQLLSGPELGAADAFALLHWALHVYMGKEMMGNLELGPEADVSQLEPLLTSENIEQLEAAFVAQVQVSVAQWLQKALDGEVAEWSKEQEPNTDPSGFYHSPMPAIVLQILAENIQVTSLISDSLHRRVQDMALSELAAFLRSFSDALIRFSRDHLRGEAPHYVPYLLAAFNHQSALSSSLPVLLPDGDASGVLAPIESALDDVQRRICRLVLEELQVELQPLFASLPSRQWLLSSELLDGVCEQTSHFCQDFWRVRKPAVQLLLAEAERTVVLQYLRALMQGRLVCRGVDERTQAAERLRHDAAQLKELFLGLGLEESAHCAPVLLALRELLNLHDPTLLGLEVAGLRQKFPDVRCVQGDRGGGARDGKGGAETPRVVVFLQRGSCLRPLGPARGRVPRASPGSTQLSAGRPTALTFYWPPCTLQPRTDAYALAVLLPPLGSLLLTRLSASVIKPRPPRV from the exons ATGGACTCAGCAGCCAAGGACAAAATCCAGCCCACACTTCTTCCTG GGCCTGAGTGGCCAGAGCAGGAGCGGGCAGAACAGCTGGCTCGGGGTGCGGCACTCAAGTGGGCCTCAGGCATCTTCTACCGGCCAGAGCAGCTGGCCCGGCTGGGCCAGTACCGCAGCCGTGAAGTGCAGCGGAACTGTTTCCTGGAAGCACGGATTAAG TCGGTGGTACAGTCATACCTGGAAGGTGTACAGACTGGTGTGTGGCAGCTGGCTCGAGCCCTTGAAGCTGTGCAGGGAACTCGTGAAGCCCTGAGCCAGGCCCATCACCTACTCCAGGGGTTGTCTCAGACCTCACAAACCCTGGCGCCCCTGAGGGAACGTGTTGTCcagcaccagcaactccaggtccTGACTCAGTTGCTGCCAAGACTACAAGCCG TGCCAGCTGCAGTGGCCCACACGCAGACCCTGATTGATGCCCAGCGATTCTTGGAGGCCTATGTGAGCCTGCGGGAGCTGGAGCAGCTGCAAGAGGAGACCTGGGCGCCCCTAGGAGGGCTGGAGTTGCCAATCTTCCAGGGCCTGGGCCTTCTGGCTGAGGCCTTGGGCCGAGCTGTGGAGGCAGCTGCAGGGGCTGCCGGGCGACTAGCACGTGAGGACCCAGCCCTGCTGGTAGCTGCTGTTCGCGTGGCAGAGGTGGAGACTGAGCGTACAGTCCTGGGGCAGGCACCGCGAGACTGGCGACAGCGATGTCTTCGGGCACTGCAGGAGGGCCTGGAGCGGATCCATTTCTCATCGCCTGTGCTGCCCGAGCCCGGGGCCATAGCAGGGTGGCTTGAGGCTCTGCAGGTAGCTCTGCCTGCCGAGTTGGCAACGGCTGAGGCTCTAGTGGCACCCTGCTGCCCACCAAACTACAAGGTGGTGCAGCTTTGGGCCCGCACCCTGCACAGCGGCCTGCGCCGCAGCGTGCAGCAGCTCCTCTCGGGGCCTGAGCTGGGAGCTGCGGACGCCTTCGCCTTGCTGCACTGGGCATTGCATGTGTACATGGG GAAAGAAATGATGGGGAACTTGGAGCTAGGGCCTGAGGCTGATGTGTCCCAGCTAGAGCCCCTCCTGACCTCGGAGAACATCGAGCAACTGGAGGCAGCATTTGTGGCCCAAGTCCAG gtgagtgtggctcagtggctgcAGAAGGCACTagatggggaggtagctgagtgGAGCAAGGAGCAGGAGCCCAACACAGACCCATCCGGCTTCTACCACTCACCGATGCCAGCCATTGTACTGCAG ATCCTGGCTGAGAACATTCAAGTGACCAGCCTGATCAGTGACTCTCTGCATCGGCGGGTGCAGGACATGGCGCTGTCAGAACTGGCCGCATTCTTGAGGAG CTTCAGTGATGCTCTGATCCGGTTCTCTCGAGACCACTTGAGGGGAGAAGCCCCTCACTATGTGCCCTACCTGCTGGCTGCCTTCAACCACCAATCAGCACTGAG CTCTTCGTTACCTGTCCTGCTGCCCGACGGAGACGCTTCAGGGGTCTTGGCTCCAATAGAATCCGCGTTGGATGACGTACAGAGGAGGATCTGCCGCCTGGTATTGGAAGAACTGCAGGTTGAGCTCCAG CCCCTGTTCGCGTCTCTACCCTCGCGCCAGTGGCTATTGAGTTCTGAGTTGCTGGACGGTGTGTGTGAGCAGACGTCGCACTTCTGCCAGGATTTCTGGCGTGTGCGGAAGCCTGCTGTTCAG ctgctgctggcGGAGGCGGAACGAACTGTGGTGTTGCAATACCTACGCGCGCTGATGCAGGGCCGCCTCGTGTGCCGCGGTGTGGACGAGCGGACCCAGGCGGCTGAGCGCCTTCGGCACGATGCTGCCCAGCTCAAGGAGCTTTTCCTGGGTTTG GGCCTGGAGGAGAGCGCTCACTGCGCGCCGGTGCTGCTCGCGCTGAGGGAACTGCTCAACCTCCACGATCCCACGCTGCTCGGCCTCGAGGTGGCAGGCCTGAGGCAAAAATTTCCCGACGTGAGGTGCGTGCAAGGGGACAGGGGAGGAGGAGCCCGGGACGGCAAGGGCGGGGCTGAGACGCCACGCGTGGTGGTATTCCTGCAGCGAGGATCATGTCTCCGCCCTCTTGGACCTGCGCGGGGACGTGTCCCGAGAGCATCGCCAGGCAGCACTCAGCTCTCTGCAGGCCGGCCCACCGCCCTCACCTTCTACTGGCCGCCGTGCACTCTTCAGCCTCGTACCGACGCCTACGCCCTcgctgtcctcctgcctcccctcgGGTCCCTGCTCCTGACCCGTCTGTCTGCGTCCGTAATAAAGCCACGTCCACCGCGCGTCTGA